The following nucleotide sequence is from Flavimarina sp. Hel_I_48.
TTTTACAACGAGTAGATTTTTCTCTGCAACAACTTTAAGAACTTTTAAATTTTGAACTTTAACTCTCTCACCTCCCATTCTACCAGCCATGCGCATTCCTTTGAATACACGTGAGGGATACGAGGCCGCACCTATTGAACCAGGAGCTCGTAAACGGTTGTGCTGACCGTGAGTGGACTGACCAACTCCGCCAAAACCGTGTCGTTTAACCACACCCTGAAAACCTTTACCTTTAGAAGTACCTGCCACGTCGACAAATTGACCTTCTTTAAAGATTTCCACAGTGACAGCATCACCTAATTTGTAATCCCCGTCATATTCCTGGAACTCGACAACTTTACGCTTTGCAACTGTTCCTGCTTTTTTAGAGTGACCTCCAGCAGATTTGTTAGCAGTCTTTGCGTCATCGAAACCCAGTTGAAGGGCTTCATACCCGTCAACCTCTTTGGTTCTGACTTGGGTAACAATGCAGGGACCTGCTTCAATAACGGTACATGGTAAATTTTTACCATTCTCGTCGAAGATGCTGGTCATACCTACTTTTCTTCCAATTAACCCAGACATAATTATTATTATTTGTTATTACTCATATTTCCCCGATGTTTTACGGGATTCTTTTAAAAAAAAACAGGGTCAAATACCTTCAACCCTGAATGCATTTTTACCGTTTTTCCCTCGCACGCAGCTTAGGACATTTTTGCAAGCTTAAACCCATATCGAATGGATTCATGCAAACTATACTTTAATCTCCACTTCAACACCACTGGGCAATTCAAGCTTCATCAACGCATCAATCGTTTTTGAAGAAGAACTATAAATGTCGAGAAGACGCTTATAGGAACTTAACTCAAACTGCTCCCTCGCTTTTTTATTAACGTGAGGTGAGCGAAGAACGGTAAATATTTTTTTGTGTGTAGGTAAAGGTATTGGCCCTGTTACAACAGCTCCGGTACTCTTTACCGTTTTTACGATTTTCTCAGCAGACTTATCTACTAGATTGTAATCGTAAGACTTTAATTTGATTCTTATTTTCTGACTCATTTCTAGTAAATTATTCGTTAGCTAAACCTTTTGCGGCAGCGATTACATCTGTTGAAATATTAGAAGGTGTTTCAGCATAATGCGAAAACTCCATTGTAGAAGTAGCGCGACCAGATGATAATGTTCTTAAAGTAGTTACGTAACCAAACATTTCCGATAATGGTACAGTAGCCTTCACAACCTTAGCACCGGCACGGTCACCCATACTGGTCATTTGACCACGGCGACGGTTCAAGTCACCTACGATATCCCCCATATTCTCTTCAGGAGTGATAACCTCTAATTTCATTATAGGCTCAAGAACCACGGCTCCAGCTGCCTTAGCAGCAGATTTAAAACCTAGCTTAGCTGCAAGTTCAAAAGAAAGGGCATCAGAATCCACAGGGTGGAATGATCCATCTTTCAAAGTTACTTTCATACTATCCATCTCAAAACCAGCAAGTGGACCATTTACCATCGCTTGCTTGAAACCTTTTTCTACAGCAGGTATAAATTCCTTGGGAACGTTACCACCTTTAACAGCATTTACAAATTCAAGTCCTTCAAAAGTTTCATCTTCAACAGGCTCTATAGTAAATACGATATCCGCAAATTTACCACGACCACCAGATTGCTTCTTATAAACCTCTCTGTGATCTGCTGATCTTGTAATAGCTTCCTTGTACTCTACTTGTGGCTGACCTTGGTTAACTTCAACTTTAAACTCACGTCTAAGTCGATCACATATAATATCCAAGTGCAACTCGCCCATACCAGAAATAATGGTCTGACCAGAAGCTTCATCTGTACGTACCTGGAAAGTAGGATCCTCTTCAGCAAGTTTTGATAAAGCCATACCTAATTTATCAACATCAGCCTTCGTTTTAGGCTCAACAGCGATACCAATTACCGGATCAGGAAAGTCCATGCTCTCAAGAATAATTGGATGTTTCTCTGCAGAAAGCGTGTCACCTGTTTTGATATCTTTAAAACCAACAGCAGCACCAATATCTCCAGCTTCAATATAATCAATAGCATTCTGCTTATTAGAGTGCATCTGGTAAATACGAGAGATACGCTCTTTGTTACCAGAACGGTTATTCAACACATATGAACCAGCATCCAAACGACCTGAATATGCCCTGAAAAATGCTAGACGACCCACAAAAGGATCCGTTGCAATTTTGAAAGCAAGAGCTGCAAAAGGTTCGCTAACATCTGGCTTACGTTTTTCTTCTTTTTCAGTATCAGGGTTCACACCTACAATACCCTCTTTATCCACCGGAGATGGAAGGTAACGACAAACAGCGTCAAGCAAGAACTGAACTCCTTTATTTTTAAAAGCAGAACCACATATCATAGGAATTATGGACATATCCATTACAGCAGCACGCAATGCAGCATGCACTTCATCCTCTGTGATAGAATCCTCATCCTCCATGAATTTTTCTAAAAGACTCTCATCATAAGCAGCAACTTCTTCAATAAGCATACCGCGATACATGCGAACTTCTTCCTTCATTTCTTCAGGAATTTCAACTACGTCAAAAGTAGAACCCTGCGTCTCGTCATGCCATATAACACCACGATTCTTAACTAGATCTACAATCCCCCTGAAGTTATCTTCATCACCAATAGGAAGAACAATAGGCACTGCATTAGAACCTAACATTTCCTTAACCTGCTTACAAACTTCTAGGAAGTTAGAACCCTGACGGTCCATTTTATTTACAAAGCCCATACGAGGCACTTTGTAATTGTCAGCAAGTCTCCAGTTTGTTTCAGATTGTGGCTCAACACCATCAACTGCACTAAATAAGAAAACCAAACCATCAAGTACACGTAAAGAACGATTTACCTCTACGGTAAAATCAACGTGACCCGGAGTGTCTATAATATTAAAGTGATAATCTTTAGAATCTGGTAAAGGCTGTGCATTTTCCATGGGAAATTTCCATGA
It contains:
- the fusA gene encoding elongation factor G, yielding MAQRDLKYTRNIGIAAHIDAGKTTTTERILFYTGVSHKIGEVHDGAATMDWMEQEQERGITITSAATTCSWKFPMENAQPLPDSKDYHFNIIDTPGHVDFTVEVNRSLRVLDGLVFLFSAVDGVEPQSETNWRLADNYKVPRMGFVNKMDRQGSNFLEVCKQVKEMLGSNAVPIVLPIGDEDNFRGIVDLVKNRGVIWHDETQGSTFDVVEIPEEMKEEVRMYRGMLIEEVAAYDESLLEKFMEDEDSITEDEVHAALRAAVMDMSIIPMICGSAFKNKGVQFLLDAVCRYLPSPVDKEGIVGVNPDTEKEEKRKPDVSEPFAALAFKIATDPFVGRLAFFRAYSGRLDAGSYVLNNRSGNKERISRIYQMHSNKQNAIDYIEAGDIGAAVGFKDIKTGDTLSAEKHPIILESMDFPDPVIGIAVEPKTKADVDKLGMALSKLAEEDPTFQVRTDEASGQTIISGMGELHLDIICDRLRREFKVEVNQGQPQVEYKEAITRSADHREVYKKQSGGRGKFADIVFTIEPVEDETFEGLEFVNAVKGGNVPKEFIPAVEKGFKQAMVNGPLAGFEMDSMKVTLKDGSFHPVDSDALSFELAAKLGFKSAAKAAGAVVLEPIMKLEVITPEENMGDIVGDLNRRRGQMTSMGDRAGAKVVKATVPLSEMFGYVTTLRTLSSGRATSTMEFSHYAETPSNISTDVIAAAKGLANE
- the rplC gene encoding 50S ribosomal protein L3 encodes the protein MSGLIGRKVGMTSIFDENGKNLPCTVIEAGPCIVTQVRTKEVDGYEALQLGFDDAKTANKSAGGHSKKAGTVAKRKVVEFQEYDGDYKLGDAVTVEIFKEGQFVDVAGTSKGKGFQGVVKRHGFGGVGQSTHGQHNRLRAPGSIGAASYPSRVFKGMRMAGRMGGERVKVQNLKVLKVVAEKNLLVVKGAVPGHKNSYVIIER
- the rpsJ gene encoding 30S ribosomal protein S10, which codes for MSQKIRIKLKSYDYNLVDKSAEKIVKTVKSTGAVVTGPIPLPTHKKIFTVLRSPHVNKKAREQFELSSYKRLLDIYSSSSKTIDALMKLELPSGVEVEIKV